In one Paraburkholderia azotifigens genomic region, the following are encoded:
- a CDS encoding AraC family transcriptional regulator, translated as MDLLSRFLSLMPVSGRVDVRCHFGAPWAIDEGPAGVREIPYHVLLSGRAVLEDGNGPPERLVAGDIIVFPTGSPHRIHDGSGAQPAPVTERRNITLTVAENSGTGETVDILCGRFLLGAVPERLLRDHLPSRLVVRSGAHATPLGESNGVVTARGEDGVTQTSVAGSRLARLIQLMREEAADECPGSETLVNHLSAALFALTLRFASEAAQAPHGLLALAGRPRLQAAVSAMFESPGKPWTLDQFAALCNMSRATFVRQFQEAIGRSATDVLTEVRMTIAGRMLLESTTPVGDIGETVGYQSEAAFQRVFKKQIGVTPARWRASGGHVQAAQDVSDDEASPAEVE; from the coding sequence ATGGATTTGCTAAGCCGCTTCCTGTCGCTGATGCCCGTGAGCGGGCGGGTGGATGTCCGCTGCCATTTCGGCGCGCCGTGGGCAATAGATGAAGGCCCTGCCGGCGTGCGCGAGATTCCATACCACGTGCTGCTGTCGGGGCGCGCGGTGCTCGAAGACGGCAATGGACCGCCCGAGCGTCTGGTGGCCGGCGACATCATCGTGTTTCCGACGGGCAGCCCGCACCGCATTCACGACGGCAGCGGCGCGCAGCCCGCGCCCGTCACTGAGCGGCGCAACATCACGCTGACGGTCGCGGAGAATAGCGGCACGGGCGAAACGGTCGATATCCTGTGCGGGCGGTTTCTGCTCGGGGCCGTGCCGGAGCGGCTGCTGCGCGACCATCTGCCGTCGCGGCTGGTGGTGCGCAGCGGCGCGCATGCGACGCCGCTCGGCGAATCGAACGGCGTGGTCACGGCCCGTGGCGAAGACGGCGTGACGCAGACGAGCGTCGCGGGCTCGCGGCTCGCGCGGCTGATCCAGTTGATGCGCGAAGAAGCCGCCGACGAATGTCCCGGCAGCGAAACGCTCGTCAATCATCTGTCGGCGGCGCTGTTTGCGTTGACGCTGCGCTTTGCCAGCGAAGCGGCGCAGGCGCCGCATGGCTTGCTGGCGCTGGCGGGGCGCCCGCGCTTGCAGGCGGCCGTGTCGGCGATGTTCGAATCGCCCGGCAAGCCGTGGACGCTCGACCAGTTCGCCGCGCTCTGCAACATGTCGCGCGCGACGTTCGTGCGGCAGTTTCAGGAAGCGATCGGCCGCTCGGCCACCGACGTGCTCACGGAAGTCCGCATGACGATCGCGGGGCGCATGCTGCTCGAATCGACGACGCCCGTCGGCGATATCGGCGAGACGGTCGGCTATCAGTCGGAAGCGGCGTTCCAGCGCGTGTTCAAGAAGCAGATCGGCGTGACGCCCGCGCGCTGGCGCGCGTCGGGCGGACATGTGCAGGCCGCGCAGGACGTATCGGACGACGAGGCTTCGCCCGCCGAGGTGGAATAG
- a CDS encoding DUF4148 domain-containing protein gives MNRVYQALVLAAALGLPLASHAQSQSAATRAQIRAELVAAQQSGQYPQSDTSYPEPANYSAAAPHVFHRSHDPIAASYGPSTNGSADSGFRATRARSLANAPAAFDDVYRGQ, from the coding sequence ATGAATCGCGTTTATCAGGCTCTCGTCCTCGCGGCTGCACTTGGTCTGCCGCTCGCGAGCCACGCGCAATCGCAATCGGCCGCGACGCGCGCACAGATTCGCGCCGAACTCGTCGCCGCGCAGCAATCCGGCCAGTATCCGCAAAGCGACACGAGCTATCCGGAGCCCGCGAACTATTCGGCCGCGGCGCCGCACGTGTTCCATCGCTCGCACGATCCGATCGCCGCGTCGTACGGTCCTTCGACGAACGGCAGCGCCGACTCGGGCTTCCGCGCCACGCGGGCGCGCTCGCTTGCCAACGCGCCCGCCGCGTTCGACGACGTCTATCGCGGCCAGTAA
- the grxC gene encoding glutaredoxin 3, which produces MSAITIYTTPTCPYCHAAKALLTNKGVSYKEVNVQNDRATALALMERTGRRTVPQIFIGETHVGGFDDLNALETSGRLDPLLEANALRQV; this is translated from the coding sequence ATGTCCGCCATCACGATCTATACGACACCGACCTGCCCATACTGCCACGCCGCGAAAGCGCTGCTGACGAACAAGGGTGTGTCGTACAAGGAAGTCAACGTGCAGAACGATCGCGCGACGGCGCTTGCGCTGATGGAGCGCACGGGCCGCCGCACGGTGCCGCAGATTTTCATCGGCGAAACGCATGTGGGCGGATTCGACGATCTGAATGCGTTGGAAACGTCAGGCCGTCTCGATCCGCTGCTCGAAGCGAACGCGCTGCGCCAGGTTTGA
- a CDS encoding M23 family metallopeptidase — MTHTQSNRRLNRLSRAGLTALVPLTPLVLLAVGGCATPPWQMAPEARSTQPTTQPTTQAPASAYRPAPRASSGGTSADKPLTGGYYRVKPGDTLYHIATTHGQRSDDIVKWNNLADPGHIEPGSVLRIAPPSDASVERDALTPQPSAKAPAKPDTADARPKTDKARDDRKDAADNDKARFGWPARGILSAVYGQGRSKGMVIAAKAGDPVRAAAPGRVVFAGDGGKPYGKLVVIKHDDTLVTAYGHNRKLLVKEGTNVKRGDTIAEMANSERGEGSMQFEVRKEGKAVDPAPYLPRIGS, encoded by the coding sequence ATGACACATACGCAATCGAATCGCCGCCTGAACCGGCTGTCTCGCGCGGGTCTCACCGCGCTGGTGCCGCTCACGCCGCTCGTGCTATTGGCCGTCGGCGGCTGTGCGACGCCGCCATGGCAAATGGCGCCCGAAGCCCGTTCGACCCAGCCGACGACGCAGCCGACGACGCAGGCGCCCGCTTCCGCCTATCGCCCCGCGCCGCGCGCGTCCTCGGGCGGCACGAGCGCGGACAAGCCGCTGACGGGCGGCTATTACCGCGTGAAGCCGGGTGACACGCTCTACCACATCGCAACGACTCACGGCCAGCGTAGCGACGACATCGTCAAATGGAACAACCTTGCCGATCCTGGCCACATCGAACCGGGCAGCGTGCTGCGCATCGCGCCGCCGTCCGATGCGTCCGTCGAACGCGATGCGCTCACGCCCCAACCATCCGCCAAGGCGCCCGCGAAGCCCGACACGGCCGACGCCAGGCCGAAAACCGACAAAGCGCGCGACGACAGGAAAGACGCCGCTGACAACGACAAAGCCCGCTTCGGCTGGCCCGCGCGCGGAATCTTGAGCGCGGTCTATGGCCAGGGCAGATCGAAAGGCATGGTGATCGCCGCCAAAGCCGGCGACCCCGTAAGAGCGGCAGCGCCCGGCCGCGTCGTGTTCGCAGGCGACGGCGGCAAACCGTATGGCAAGCTGGTCGTCATCAAGCACGACGACACGCTCGTCACCGCGTACGGCCACAACCGCAAGCTGCTGGTGAAGGAAGGCACGAACGTGAAGCGCGGCGACACGATTGCGGAGATGGCGAACTCGGAACGCGGCGAGGGCTCGATGCAGTTCGAAGTCCGCAAGGAGGGCAAGGCCGTCGACCCTGCGCCCTATCTGCCGCGCATCGGGTCATAA
- a CDS encoding YceH family protein — MNSTTDDTPRPALRALTPLEARVLGVLFEKQHTVPDTYPLSLNSLAAGCNQKTSRSPVMNVSESEILDAINSLKRLSLVLEGSSSRVPRYEHNLERVLGLPRQSAALLTALLLRGPQTAAELRLATSRLHSFADTSSVEAFLEELADNDPPRVVKLPRTPGERESRWMHLLCGEPSAEQLRGAALSDEPLPPGELEGLRAQQRELSERVERLEALVMHLAGELGVSLDELKGRL; from the coding sequence ATGAATTCGACCACCGACGATACCCCGCGCCCCGCCCTGCGCGCGCTCACGCCGCTCGAAGCGCGCGTGCTGGGCGTGCTGTTCGAGAAACAGCACACGGTCCCCGATACCTATCCGCTGTCGCTCAATTCGCTCGCGGCGGGCTGCAACCAGAAGACCTCGCGCTCGCCCGTGATGAACGTCAGCGAAAGCGAGATTCTCGACGCGATCAACAGTCTCAAGCGTCTGTCCCTCGTGCTGGAAGGCAGCAGCAGCCGCGTGCCGCGCTACGAGCACAACCTGGAGCGCGTGCTCGGCCTGCCGCGCCAGTCGGCGGCGTTGCTGACAGCGCTGCTGCTGCGCGGCCCGCAAACGGCGGCGGAACTGCGGCTCGCCACCTCGCGCCTGCACAGCTTCGCCGATACCTCATCCGTCGAAGCGTTTCTCGAAGAACTGGCCGACAACGATCCGCCGCGCGTCGTCAAGCTCCCGCGCACGCCGGGCGAGCGCGAGAGCCGCTGGATGCATCTGCTGTGCGGCGAGCCGTCCGCCGAACAGCTGCGCGGCGCCGCGCTGTCCGACGAACCGCTGCCGCCCGGCGAACTCGAAGGCCTGCGCGCGCAGCAGCGCGAATTGAGCGAGCGCGTCGAACGGCTCGAGGCGCTCGTCATGCATCTCGCGGGCGAACTCGGCGTATCGCTCGACGAATTGAAGGGGCGGCTGTGA
- a CDS encoding DUF3022 domain-containing protein, which yields MNTIGLSQRIEEIELALARMFESSKAPTVSAYQEGPSTYLTLSWVVETGRDTTLDARCVATVKLVDAQIDRYAALETAKRRVVQDRLKDLVRRHVDASRARPGSADNCSVELEADDALFDVPDEPYSML from the coding sequence ATGAACACGATTGGATTGTCGCAGCGCATCGAGGAAATCGAACTGGCTCTCGCGCGCATGTTCGAATCGTCGAAAGCGCCGACCGTGAGCGCGTATCAGGAAGGCCCATCCACTTATCTGACGCTCTCGTGGGTCGTCGAAACGGGTCGCGATACGACGCTGGATGCGCGCTGTGTCGCGACAGTCAAACTCGTCGACGCCCAGATCGATCGCTATGCCGCGCTGGAGACGGCCAAACGGCGGGTCGTGCAGGACCGCCTGAAGGATCTGGTGCGCCGGCACGTCGATGCATCGCGGGCGCGGCCCGGATCGGCGGACAACTGTTCGGTCGAACTCGAGGCCGACGACGCCCTGTTCGACGTGCCCGACGAGCCGTACAGCATGCTGTAG
- a CDS encoding TOBE domain-containing protein: MRTSARNHFAGQVTAVKNGAVNDEVTLRTQDGLEIVAVITHSSATSLGLAAGKPAFALVKASSVIVMVDADSSKVSARNCVAGTVASVTKGAVNSEVIIAAAGGAQIAAIVTNDSVERLGLASGKAAAAIFKASSVIVGVDQ; the protein is encoded by the coding sequence ATGCGTACCAGCGCCCGCAATCATTTCGCCGGTCAGGTCACGGCCGTCAAGAACGGCGCCGTCAACGACGAAGTTACGCTCCGCACGCAGGACGGACTCGAGATCGTCGCGGTCATCACGCACAGCAGCGCGACGTCGCTCGGACTCGCGGCGGGCAAGCCGGCGTTCGCGCTCGTCAAGGCATCGTCGGTGATCGTGATGGTCGATGCCGACAGCAGCAAGGTCTCGGCGCGCAATTGCGTCGCGGGCACGGTCGCGTCGGTCACGAAGGGCGCCGTCAACAGCGAGGTCATCATCGCGGCGGCGGGCGGCGCGCAGATTGCGGCCATCGTCACCAACGACAGCGTCGAGCGTCTCGGCCTTGCGAGCGGCAAGGCGGCTGCGGCGATCTTCAAGGCTTCGAGCGTGATCGTGGGCGTCGACCAGTAA
- a CDS encoding molybdopterin-dependent oxidoreductase has product MGLTGTAALPLRDSAAGAVTLAGAFVRPMRVTLDDLRQHASVTADPFDLRCYTTNRFIRKVDQYRGVLLKDLIGLAGLRNDKPGDFKRTVFIAHAHDGYAVTFSWHELFNTPIGERVLVAFERGDQPLSANDGAPILFSAADILPAPRHVKRLSGVVARVLEL; this is encoded by the coding sequence ATGGGACTGACAGGCACGGCGGCGCTGCCGCTGCGGGACTCGGCGGCGGGTGCCGTTACGCTGGCGGGCGCCTTTGTGCGTCCGATGCGGGTGACGCTCGACGATCTGCGGCAGCACGCGAGCGTCACGGCCGATCCATTCGATCTGCGCTGCTACACGACCAATCGCTTCATCCGCAAGGTCGATCAATATCGTGGCGTGCTGCTGAAGGATCTGATCGGGCTGGCGGGCCTGCGCAACGACAAACCCGGCGATTTCAAGCGGACGGTTTTCATCGCGCACGCCCACGACGGCTACGCGGTGACCTTCTCGTGGCATGAGCTGTTCAATACGCCCATCGGCGAGCGCGTGCTCGTCGCGTTCGAGCGCGGCGACCAGCCGCTGTCCGCCAACGATGGCGCGCCCATTCTCTTCTCGGCCGCCGATATTCTGCCCGCGCCGCGCCATGTGAAACGGCTGTCGGGCGTCGTCGCGCGCGTGCTCGAACTGTGA
- a CDS encoding winged helix-turn-helix domain-containing protein produces the protein MRIQQAGTIALGPGKVALLEAVREHGSISAAARSLKMSYRRAWLLMDELNRSLKTPATVSEHGGQSGGGSVLTPVGEEIIRLYRGIEAQAYAACADDIAALTKMVRR, from the coding sequence ATGCGTATCCAGCAGGCCGGCACGATTGCGCTCGGACCGGGTAAGGTTGCGCTGCTCGAAGCGGTGCGCGAGCACGGCTCGATCTCGGCTGCGGCGCGCAGCCTGAAGATGTCGTATCGGCGCGCGTGGCTGTTGATGGATGAGCTGAACCGGTCGCTGAAAACACCCGCGACGGTGTCGGAGCACGGCGGGCAGAGCGGCGGCGGCAGCGTGCTGACGCCCGTCGGCGAAGAGATCATCCGGCTGTATCGCGGCATCGAGGCGCAGGCCTATGCCGCGTGTGCCGACGACATCGCCGCGCTGACGAAGATGGTGCGGCGCTAG
- a CDS encoding DMT family transporter, translated as MPRVRIVLLTIVAMFAFAGNSLLCRVALKGTSIDPATFTTVRIVSAALALWIILRMRGESQRVGGNWLSAFALFAYAAAFSFAYVSLAAGTGALLLFGAVQATMIGYALARGERLRLRQWIGLACALAGLVGLVLPGVSAPPPFASLLMLGAGIAWGVYSLRGKRAADPTATTAGNFIRAAPFAAAISASLIAHASVDRTGLLFAAISGALTSGVGYVIWYAALKHIPSATAATVQLSVPLIAAAGGIALLGEPLTARLALSALAILGGIALVVARR; from the coding sequence ATGCCACGCGTGCGCATCGTCTTGCTGACGATCGTCGCGATGTTCGCCTTCGCTGGCAATTCGCTGCTGTGCCGCGTCGCGCTCAAAGGCACGTCGATCGATCCTGCGACGTTCACGACGGTGCGTATCGTCTCCGCGGCCCTCGCATTGTGGATCATTCTGCGCATGCGCGGCGAATCGCAACGTGTGGGCGGCAACTGGCTGTCGGCGTTCGCGCTGTTTGCCTATGCAGCGGCATTTTCGTTCGCGTACGTCTCGCTGGCGGCAGGTACGGGCGCGCTGCTGCTGTTCGGCGCGGTGCAGGCGACGATGATCGGCTATGCACTCGCCCGCGGCGAACGCCTGCGTCTGCGGCAATGGATCGGCCTCGCGTGCGCGCTCGCGGGCCTCGTCGGTCTCGTGCTGCCGGGCGTCAGCGCGCCGCCTCCGTTCGCGTCGCTACTGATGCTGGGCGCAGGCATCGCATGGGGTGTCTATTCGCTGCGCGGCAAACGCGCCGCCGATCCCACCGCCACCACGGCCGGCAACTTCATTCGCGCGGCCCCCTTCGCTGCAGCGATCAGTGCCAGTCTGATCGCCCATGCATCCGTCGACAGAACCGGCCTGCTTTTCGCGGCGATCTCGGGCGCGTTAACGTCGGGCGTCGGCTATGTGATCTGGTATGCCGCGCTGAAGCACATTCCGTCCGCGACGGCGGCGACCGTGCAACTGAGCGTGCCACTGATCGCCGCGGCGGGCGGCATCGCGCTGCTCGGCGAACCGCTGACAGCACGTCTCGCGCTGAGCGCCCTCGCCATACTGGGCGGCATCGCGCTCGTCGTCGCGCGCCGCTGA
- a CDS encoding FAD-binding oxidoreductase → MANLSSSAIDEFKALTRGQVVLPGDPSFDEARSIWNGMIDRRPAIIVRCAGTADVRRAVDFARDNQLLLAVRGGGHNIAGSGVCEDGMLIDLSPMKSARIDPVARRAYVEPGCLLRDFDHEAQAFGLATPLGINSTTGVAGLTLGGGFGWISRRFGMTIDNLISADVVTANGELIRCSADSHEDLFWAIRGGGGNFGVVTMFEFQLHEVGPEVYGGLVVLPMDQARDALVKYRAAFETWPDELTVWAVARFAPPLPFLPADVHGKPIIAFAVCYTGPVANGPAVVDEVRKFGTPYGEHLGPMPFTAWQQAFDPLLTPGARNYWKSHNLATLDDGLIDAFVEAIGNLPSPHCEIFFGAIGGQTMRVAPDAMAYSNRDARYVMNVHGRWTEAADDERCIAWSRAFFDAATPFALGSVYVNFMTEEESGRVGAAYGPNYARLVAVKDRYDPQNLFRHNQNIKPSAMA, encoded by the coding sequence ATGGCGAATCTGTCCAGCAGTGCAATCGACGAATTCAAAGCTCTCACGCGAGGCCAGGTCGTATTGCCCGGCGACCCGTCGTTCGATGAAGCACGCAGCATCTGGAACGGCATGATCGATCGTCGCCCGGCGATCATTGTTCGCTGCGCGGGCACAGCCGACGTGCGCCGCGCCGTCGATTTCGCGCGCGACAATCAGCTGCTGCTGGCCGTGCGGGGCGGCGGCCACAACATCGCGGGCAGCGGCGTGTGCGAAGACGGCATGCTGATCGATCTTTCGCCGATGAAGTCCGCCCGCATCGATCCCGTTGCGCGGCGCGCCTACGTCGAACCCGGTTGCCTGTTGCGCGACTTCGATCACGAAGCGCAAGCCTTCGGTCTCGCCACGCCGCTCGGGATCAATTCGACAACGGGCGTAGCGGGCCTGACGCTCGGCGGGGGCTTCGGCTGGATCAGCCGGCGCTTCGGCATGACAATCGACAACCTGATTTCAGCCGACGTCGTCACCGCAAACGGCGAACTGATCCGCTGCAGCGCCGATTCGCACGAAGATCTGTTCTGGGCGATTCGCGGCGGCGGCGGCAATTTCGGCGTGGTCACGATGTTCGAGTTCCAGCTGCATGAAGTCGGTCCCGAAGTGTATGGCGGCCTCGTCGTATTGCCGATGGATCAGGCGCGCGACGCGCTCGTCAAATACCGCGCGGCATTCGAAACATGGCCGGACGAATTGACCGTCTGGGCCGTCGCGCGCTTTGCGCCGCCGCTGCCCTTCCTGCCCGCCGACGTGCACGGCAAGCCGATCATCGCGTTCGCCGTCTGCTACACGGGGCCCGTCGCGAACGGGCCGGCCGTGGTCGACGAGGTGCGCAAGTTCGGCACGCCCTACGGCGAGCATCTCGGGCCGATGCCGTTCACCGCGTGGCAACAGGCATTCGATCCTCTGCTGACGCCGGGCGCGCGCAACTACTGGAAGTCGCATAACCTGGCGACGCTCGACGACGGCCTGATCGACGCATTCGTCGAGGCAATCGGCAACCTGCCGTCGCCGCACTGCGAAATCTTCTTTGGCGCGATCGGCGGACAGACGATGCGTGTCGCGCCCGATGCGATGGCTTACTCGAATCGCGACGCCAGGTACGTGATGAACGTGCACGGCCGCTGGACCGAGGCCGCCGACGACGAACGCTGTATCGCATGGTCGCGCGCCTTCTTCGATGCAGCCACGCCGTTTGCGCTCGGCAGCGTCTACGTGAACTTCATGACGGAGGAAGAATCCGGCCGCGTGGGTGCTGCATACGGTCCGAACTACGCGCGGCTCGTCGCCGTGAAAGACCGGTACGATCCGCAGAATCTGTTCCGGCATAATCAGAACATCAAACCGTCCGCGATGGCCTGA
- a CDS encoding ABC transporter ATP-binding protein yields MVLELERVTVVSGGLTHLYGVDLRLVPGAINVLLGPTQAGKTTLMRVMAGLDRPASGRVLADGQDVTGVSVRQRNLAMVYQQFINYPAMTVFDNIASPLKLQKTDAAEVRRRVNEVASKLHIEHLLERRPGELSGGQQQRCALARALVKRTSLVLLDEPLVNLDYKLREELRAELTTLFSDGKTTVVYATTEPLEALLLGGYTAVVDKGRVLQFGPTLDVYNAPANVDVAAVFNDPPMNMLTSELLENGDARLPIGVDVPVRRAAATAVGTGTCRIGVRPGHLRLAPRNAHSIAVPCLLELAELSGSETYLHLHTRHGGIDLVAQLQGVHQIEIGTQLDVYIDPDELFVFGADANLVARPKVQEVAYGAH; encoded by the coding sequence TTGGTTTTGGAACTGGAGCGGGTCACCGTCGTTTCAGGCGGGCTGACGCATCTGTATGGCGTCGATCTGCGGCTCGTCCCGGGGGCGATCAATGTGCTGCTGGGTCCGACTCAGGCAGGCAAGACCACACTGATGCGCGTGATGGCGGGGCTCGACAGGCCCGCGTCAGGGCGCGTGCTCGCCGACGGCCAGGACGTGACGGGCGTGAGCGTGCGTCAGCGCAACCTCGCGATGGTCTATCAGCAGTTCATCAACTATCCCGCGATGACGGTGTTCGACAACATTGCGTCGCCGCTCAAGCTGCAAAAGACGGACGCCGCCGAGGTACGCCGCCGCGTGAACGAGGTCGCGTCGAAGCTGCATATCGAACATCTGCTCGAACGGCGGCCAGGCGAACTGTCGGGCGGCCAGCAGCAGCGTTGCGCGCTGGCGCGCGCGCTCGTCAAGCGCACCTCGCTCGTGCTGCTCGACGAGCCGCTGGTGAACCTTGACTACAAGCTGCGCGAAGAACTTCGCGCGGAACTCACGACGCTCTTTTCCGATGGCAAGACAACCGTCGTCTATGCGACGACGGAGCCGCTCGAAGCGCTGCTGCTCGGCGGCTACACGGCTGTTGTCGACAAGGGGCGCGTGCTGCAGTTCGGACCGACGCTCGATGTCTACAACGCGCCCGCGAACGTCGACGTGGCGGCCGTATTCAACGATCCGCCCATGAACATGCTGACGAGCGAACTGCTCGAGAACGGCGACGCGCGTCTGCCCATCGGCGTCGACGTGCCCGTGCGGCGTGCGGCCGCGACGGCCGTCGGCACGGGCACCTGCCGGATCGGCGTGCGGCCCGGCCATCTGCGTCTGGCACCGCGCAATGCGCACTCGATTGCGGTGCCGTGCCTGCTCGAACTCGCCGAGCTGAGCGGCTCGGAAACCTATCTGCACCTGCACACGCGTCATGGCGGCATCGACCTGGTCGCGCAGTTGCAAGGCGTGCATCAGATCGAAATCGGCACGCAACTGGACGTGTACATCGACCCCGACGAACTGTTCGTTTTCGGCGCCGACGCCAATCTTGTCGCGCGTCCCAAGGTGCAGGAGGTGGCGTATGGCGCGCATTGA
- a CDS encoding ABC transporter ATP-binding protein, whose product MARIEFQNLGHAYRPNPASLDDYALQPMSMVWEDGGAYALLGPSGCGKSTLLNIVSGLVKPSEGKVLFNGRDVTTLGARERNIAQVFQFPVIYDTMTVFDNLAFPLRNRGLPAAEVRTRVHEVADILDMARELPRKASNLSADAKQKISLGRGLVRKDVAAILFDEPLTVIDPHMKWMLRRQLKKIHQQLKLTLIYVTHDQVEALTFADEVVVMTNGRVVQKGGPEALFLRPDHSFVGYFIGSPGMNLCPVSLDESAIRLGSQRIAVDATTLATLKNANGDLTLGIRPEFVRLASDGETGAVKAHVTRAQQLGNYQLVTANCEGHTFNAKMEPNLRVVDGPVWLRVAAPETVYFSNDERIAVRAAAGGAR is encoded by the coding sequence ATGGCGCGCATTGAGTTTCAGAACCTCGGGCATGCATACCGCCCGAATCCTGCATCGCTCGACGACTACGCATTGCAGCCGATGAGCATGGTCTGGGAAGATGGCGGCGCGTATGCGTTGCTCGGACCGTCGGGTTGCGGCAAATCGACCTTGCTCAATATCGTGTCGGGCCTCGTGAAGCCATCGGAAGGCAAGGTGCTTTTCAATGGCCGCGACGTCACAACGCTGGGCGCGCGCGAACGCAACATCGCGCAGGTGTTCCAGTTCCCCGTGATCTACGACACGATGACCGTGTTCGACAATCTCGCGTTTCCGTTGCGAAATCGCGGGCTGCCCGCGGCAGAAGTCCGCACGCGCGTGCACGAAGTGGCCGACATTCTCGACATGGCGCGGGAGTTGCCGCGCAAGGCGAGCAATCTGTCGGCGGATGCGAAGCAGAAGATTTCGCTTGGACGCGGACTCGTACGCAAGGACGTGGCGGCGATTCTTTTCGACGAGCCACTGACTGTTATTGATCCGCACATGAAGTGGATGCTGCGGCGTCAGCTAAAGAAGATTCATCAGCAGCTGAAGCTCACGCTGATCTACGTGACGCACGATCAGGTCGAAGCGCTGACTTTCGCCGATGAAGTGGTTGTCATGACGAATGGACGTGTCGTGCAGAAGGGCGGTCCGGAAGCGCTGTTTCTCAGGCCCGATCATTCGTTTGTCGGCTATTTCATCGGCAGTCCGGGGATGAATCTGTGTCCCGTGAGTCTGGATGAGAGCGCGATCAGGCTCGGTTCACAACGCATTGCCGTCGACGCGACTACGCTCGCGACACTCAAGAATGCGAATGGCGATCTCACACTTGGTATTCGCCCGGAGTTCGTGCGCCTCGCTAGCGACGGCGAAACGGGCGCCGTCAAGGCGCACGTCACGCGCGCGCAGCAGCTCGGCAATTACCAGCTCGTGACGGCGAACTGCGAAGGCCATACTTTCAACGCAAAGATGGAGCCCAATTTGCGCGTCGTCGATGGACCCGTATGGTTGCGCGTCGCCGCGCCCGAAACCGTTTATTTCAGCAACGACGAACGCATCGCGGTACGAGCGGCAGCAGGAGGCGCGCGATGA